One uncultured Hyphomonas sp. genomic region harbors:
- the pxpA gene encoding 5-oxoprolinase subunit PxpA, which produces MRTSICLNADVGELPGPEGRALDRAILDVVTRCSIACGGHAGDDDTMAATIRAAQARGVRIGAHPSYPDREGFGRSRANIGDEDLFRSLMSQVRTLKAIARERNTTIAHLKPHGALYNDAAKSEPLAERVVSLCLETDIPELIGPPESELEASAKRAGLVFVAEAFADRSYEVDGSLTPRTMEGALITDDARQLEQVLTLIESGHVTARTGEVIKVPADTICLHGDTPGAARAAHLLKTSLLDRGVTIEA; this is translated from the coding sequence GTGAGAACTTCGATTTGTCTGAACGCGGATGTGGGCGAATTGCCGGGGCCGGAAGGCCGGGCACTTGATCGGGCAATCCTGGATGTCGTAACCCGATGTAGTATCGCCTGCGGAGGTCATGCGGGAGATGACGATACCATGGCGGCGACCATCCGTGCCGCGCAGGCCAGGGGCGTGAGAATTGGCGCACACCCGTCTTATCCTGACAGGGAAGGTTTCGGCCGGTCACGGGCAAACATCGGTGACGAAGACCTGTTCCGTTCCCTGATGTCTCAGGTCAGGACACTGAAAGCGATTGCCCGGGAGCGCAACACCACTATTGCTCACCTCAAGCCGCATGGCGCTTTGTACAACGACGCGGCGAAGAGTGAGCCCCTCGCAGAACGCGTGGTCTCCCTGTGTCTCGAAACGGATATACCGGAACTTATTGGGCCGCCGGAGTCAGAGCTGGAAGCGAGCGCAAAACGGGCTGGCCTTGTTTTTGTCGCCGAGGCATTTGCGGACCGCTCTTATGAGGTCGATGGCAGCCTGACACCCCGGACCATGGAAGGGGCATTGATCACCGATGATGCCCGCCAATTGGAACAGGTCCTCACTTTGATTGAAAGCGGGCACGTCACTGCACGCACAGGAGAAGTCATCAAAGTGCCTGCCGATACAATTTGTCTGCACGGAGACACGCCCGGCGCTGCCCGTGCAGCGCACCTCCTCAAGACGTCTTTGCTGGACCGCGGCGTAACGATTGAGGCGTGA
- a CDS encoding DUF2891 domain-containing protein — protein MIGRLAACMVVVAGLAACAPKPAPEEDKPVVTEPAADLPEPREGVVTDRFARLALACVHKEYPNKIGHLMNSDADAGTPREFHPAFYGCFDWHSSVHGHWLLVRILNTDPDTPYRPAIIDALSQSFTPENIAGELAYFEAPGRAGFERPYGQAWFLQLMSELREGDFPEAATWVETLSPLEDQIEANTSAWLDKLVYPIRIGTHNQTAFAFGLMLDWADTADRMQFREKLAAKVLGFHEKDVNCPLAYEPSGEDFLSPCLMEADLMRRVMGTEQYAAWLSLFLPQIPVDGSADWLEPGMVLDPSDGKLVHLDGVNLSRAWALEGIASALPPSDPRRAALLAAAARHKETGIAAVSDTHYSGSHWLASFATYLETRRGIRVE, from the coding sequence ATGATCGGAAGACTAGCCGCGTGTATGGTTGTGGTAGCGGGACTGGCGGCATGTGCGCCGAAGCCTGCGCCTGAAGAGGACAAGCCGGTCGTGACCGAACCTGCCGCAGACCTGCCGGAACCGAGGGAAGGCGTGGTCACAGACCGTTTCGCGCGTCTCGCACTCGCCTGCGTTCACAAGGAGTATCCGAACAAGATCGGCCACCTCATGAATTCCGATGCGGATGCCGGTACACCTCGGGAGTTCCATCCGGCCTTCTACGGCTGCTTCGACTGGCATTCATCGGTACATGGTCACTGGCTGCTTGTGCGCATCCTCAACACCGATCCGGACACGCCTTACCGCCCGGCGATCATCGACGCGCTGTCGCAGAGTTTCACACCGGAAAACATTGCTGGCGAGCTGGCCTACTTCGAGGCGCCAGGCCGGGCGGGCTTCGAACGTCCCTATGGCCAGGCCTGGTTTCTGCAGCTGATGAGCGAGCTCCGCGAAGGGGATTTCCCGGAGGCTGCAACCTGGGTCGAAACCCTCTCGCCGCTGGAAGACCAGATAGAGGCGAACACCTCGGCCTGGCTCGACAAACTGGTTTATCCGATCCGCATCGGCACCCACAATCAGACGGCTTTCGCCTTCGGCCTCATGTTGGATTGGGCCGACACGGCAGATCGCATGCAATTTCGTGAGAAACTTGCCGCCAAAGTGCTGGGCTTCCATGAGAAAGACGTGAACTGCCCGTTGGCCTATGAGCCTTCGGGCGAGGACTTCCTGTCGCCCTGTCTGATGGAAGCAGACCTCATGCGCCGCGTTATGGGCACAGAGCAATATGCCGCCTGGCTGAGCCTGTTCCTGCCACAGATCCCTGTGGATGGCAGTGCCGACTGGCTGGAGCCCGGCATGGTGCTCGACCCGTCCGACGGCAAGCTCGTCCACCTCGATGGCGTAAATCTTTCCCGTGCCTGGGCGCTTGAGGGCATCGCCTCAGCTCTGCCGCCGAGCGACCCTCGACGGGCCGCGTTGCTGGCCGCTGCCGCGCGCCATAAGGAAACCGGTATCGCGGCCGTCAGCGACACGCACTATTCGGGTAGCCACTGGCTCGCGAGCTTTGCGACCTATCTGGAAACACGCCGGGGCATACGCGTCGAATGA
- the ccoS gene encoding cbb3-type cytochrome oxidase assembly protein CcoS produces the protein MSGILFLIPIALFMGLLGLGAFIWSVRSGQFDDPVGSANRILIDDEDKPL, from the coding sequence ATGAGCGGTATTCTCTTTCTTATCCCGATTGCCCTTTTCATGGGCCTGCTCGGATTGGGCGCATTCATATGGTCTGTACGATCGGGGCAGTTCGATGACCCCGTCGGGTCTGCCAATCGCATCCTCATCGATGATGAAGACAAGCCCCTTTAG
- a CDS encoding Nramp family divalent metal transporter produces MKLPFGPGALVAAAFIGPGTVTACTLAGANFGYALIWALVFATIATMVLQDMAARLGIASGKGLGEALIAPGTPIVLKWLSVALVMAALALGNAAYEAGNLSGGALGAGAAFGLAETAQRGIVWVLAGLAAAVILIGRYKLLERLLVGLVILMSLAFAGSLLLVRPDVTQMFMGLRPGLPEGSLLTAIALIGTTIVPYNLFLHAASVREKWPEGGPEALRAASADTRASIGLGGLISILILSTAAASLFGSGIQIQGAADMAASLEPAYGPLARLLVGAGLLAAGLSSAVTAPIATAYAVCEVTGLRNRGQAFRGIALAVLAIGTIVASLGLKPVNLILVAQVANGILLPIVAVFLIVTMNRKSILGEHVNGLWSNILGSIVVLIASGFGLRLVLRAFGVWP; encoded by the coding sequence ATGAAGTTGCCATTCGGTCCCGGCGCACTGGTCGCAGCAGCCTTCATAGGGCCGGGCACCGTCACCGCCTGTACGCTGGCTGGCGCAAACTTTGGCTACGCCCTGATCTGGGCGCTGGTCTTTGCGACCATCGCGACCATGGTTCTGCAGGACATGGCAGCCCGACTGGGTATCGCCAGCGGCAAAGGGCTGGGCGAGGCACTTATCGCGCCCGGAACGCCAATCGTCCTGAAATGGCTGTCAGTGGCCCTGGTTATGGCGGCATTGGCGCTTGGGAATGCTGCATATGAAGCGGGTAATTTGTCCGGTGGTGCTCTGGGCGCAGGGGCCGCGTTTGGTTTGGCTGAGACAGCCCAGCGGGGGATTGTCTGGGTGCTGGCGGGATTGGCGGCGGCGGTTATTCTGATCGGGCGCTACAAGCTGCTGGAGCGGCTTCTGGTCGGATTGGTCATCCTGATGAGCCTCGCATTTGCGGGCAGCCTGCTTCTGGTTCGCCCGGATGTAACGCAAATGTTCATGGGCCTTAGGCCGGGTTTGCCGGAAGGCAGTCTTCTGACGGCCATTGCCCTCATCGGGACGACGATTGTTCCCTATAATCTCTTCCTGCACGCAGCCTCCGTCCGCGAGAAATGGCCGGAAGGCGGACCCGAAGCGCTCCGCGCCGCCAGCGCCGACACGCGTGCCTCGATTGGCCTTGGAGGGTTGATTTCGATCCTGATCCTCTCAACGGCTGCGGCCAGCCTCTTCGGCTCAGGCATTCAGATACAGGGCGCGGCCGATATGGCAGCAAGCCTGGAGCCGGCCTATGGACCGCTGGCGCGCCTCCTGGTTGGCGCTGGCCTTTTGGCGGCAGGCTTGTCATCTGCGGTGACGGCCCCGATTGCGACGGCGTACGCTGTTTGTGAGGTAACCGGTCTGCGCAATCGCGGACAGGCATTCCGGGGAATCGCTCTGGCCGTCCTTGCCATCGGAACAATCGTTGCGTCGCTCGGTCTGAAGCCAGTGAACCTGATCCTTGTCGCCCAGGTTGCGAACGGTATCTTGCTGCCGATCGTCGCTGTGTTTCTGATTGTCACCATGAACCGGAAATCCATTCTCGGGGAGCATGTGAATGGTCTCTGGAGCAACATTCTGGGGAGCATCGTTGTTCTGATTGCCAGTGGCTTTGGATTGAGACTTGTTCTGCGGGCGTTCGGGGTCTGGCCGTGA
- a CDS encoding biotin-dependent carboxyltransferase family protein — protein sequence MSFVVLKPGLQTTLQAAPRHGFRHMGVPASGAADPLSMALANRLVGNPSDACSLEIPFGVFALEAQAEARVAVTGAPATVLINGKAASIHKTLAVRSGDAIELGPAETGARVYLSVAGGFAGSAFLGSLSTYLPAGFGGQEGRALKNGDMLSLCNPDTDPVDLETPEHMRQVFSHGFALRCVPGPDEDLIVGWDRNQDFVASRRADRTGIEVTGSWPRLENSALKPSAPIFPGGVQLTPSGAAFVLLQDAQTTGGYPHVLQVAHVDRHLLGQIRPGNRIQFLKRTPEEAAEDLREKIAYFREWLPDLHL from the coding sequence ATGAGCTTCGTTGTACTAAAACCGGGGCTTCAAACGACGCTGCAAGCGGCGCCACGACATGGATTTCGTCACATGGGCGTGCCAGCGTCGGGGGCTGCAGATCCTCTCTCCATGGCGCTTGCCAACAGACTGGTCGGCAATCCTTCGGATGCCTGCTCGCTGGAAATTCCATTCGGCGTGTTTGCGCTGGAGGCGCAGGCGGAAGCAAGAGTAGCGGTGACGGGCGCTCCGGCAACAGTTCTGATAAATGGCAAAGCCGCGTCCATACACAAGACTTTAGCGGTACGGTCAGGGGATGCGATAGAACTCGGTCCAGCTGAAACAGGGGCACGCGTATACCTGTCCGTCGCGGGAGGCTTTGCGGGGAGCGCTTTTCTGGGAAGTCTGTCGACCTATCTGCCAGCCGGGTTTGGCGGACAGGAAGGGCGCGCGCTCAAGAATGGAGATATGCTCTCTCTATGCAACCCAGACACCGACCCGGTTGATCTGGAGACACCTGAACACATGCGACAGGTCTTTTCTCATGGGTTCGCTTTGCGTTGTGTTCCGGGTCCGGATGAAGACCTGATTGTCGGCTGGGATCGCAATCAGGATTTCGTGGCATCAAGGCGGGCCGACAGGACAGGCATCGAAGTCACGGGTTCCTGGCCACGTTTGGAGAATTCTGCGTTGAAACCGAGCGCGCCGATATTTCCCGGTGGTGTTCAGCTAACACCATCCGGCGCGGCTTTTGTCCTGTTGCAGGACGCGCAGACCACCGGCGGCTACCCTCATGTTCTGCAGGTCGCTCATGTCGACCGGCACCTGCTTGGGCAAATCCGGCCGGGTAATCGAATTCAGTTCCTGAAAAGGACTCCCGAAGAAGCCGCTGAGGATCTGCGGGAGAAGATAGCATACTTCCGAGAGTGGTTACCTGATCTGCATCTCTAA
- a CDS encoding carboxyltransferase domain-containing protein has translation MIDCDIALLGDDAVSLRPVDREHRHTLAQSLRESERWVDVVPGKEIVAVQFDPQVTAPAEAVAGLEDWLKNYDGQSSGAGEPMELVLDTSAANAPDLEALAQQNKLSPEAFLQKVIQSKLVVDMLGFTPGFAYVDGVDKSLVAERLSVPRVKVPAGSVGLLSGQIGLYALEGPGGWPIIGRLNKKLFDAEKRNPFLLQAGQPISLKLAAS, from the coding sequence ATGATCGATTGCGATATTGCTCTTCTCGGCGATGACGCGGTGTCCCTGAGGCCGGTTGATAGGGAGCATCGCCATACGCTTGCGCAGTCTCTGCGCGAAAGCGAGCGCTGGGTGGATGTCGTGCCGGGCAAGGAGATCGTTGCGGTCCAGTTCGACCCTCAGGTCACGGCGCCTGCGGAGGCAGTTGCTGGTCTTGAAGACTGGCTGAAAAACTATGACGGGCAGTCGTCCGGAGCAGGGGAGCCGATGGAGCTCGTGTTGGATACGTCTGCCGCAAACGCTCCGGATCTGGAGGCTCTTGCGCAGCAAAACAAACTGTCGCCGGAGGCATTCCTGCAGAAAGTCATTCAGAGCAAATTGGTCGTTGACATGCTCGGTTTCACTCCGGGCTTTGCCTATGTCGATGGTGTGGATAAGAGTCTGGTGGCGGAACGCCTATCCGTGCCCAGAGTAAAGGTGCCAGCCGGTTCGGTAGGGCTGCTGAGTGGTCAGATCGGATTGTATGCTCTCGAAGGGCCGGGCGGTTGGCCAATCATTGGCCGCCTGAACAAAAAGCTGTTCGACGCAGAGAAGCGAAATCCGTTCCTGCTGCAGGCGGGGCAACCGATTTCCCTGAAGCTGGCAGCCAGTTGA